Proteins from one Danaus plexippus chromosome 2, MEX_DaPlex, whole genome shotgun sequence genomic window:
- the LOC116779558 gene encoding uncharacterized protein LOC116779558, producing MLRTYMFLLTFITSKSESSSSSSSSSELAKAFSFLNPISGSSETSETNQELNNYHKWIFKQQQKEVIDKYKQEQSKEEKDQLQYFEDILKKVKEYGKMEYIKEIMENLREIIFLVICTVIEGRYENINVKQDWWETAVFYQIYPRSFMDSDGDGIGDIIGITSRLEYLKDLGVDATWISPIYKSPMNDFGYDVSDYYSIQPEFGTMEDFEQLLKKAKELNIKVVLEFVPNHTSNESEWFTKSSHRDEYYNDWYIWENGHLDANGQRRPPNNWISVFRKSAWHYSPSRDQYYLHQFGSAQPDLNIRNPVVVEELKNIIKYWLEKGVAGMRINAANHLVETDKDIFGGRYPDEPKTGTPGVMNEDYEYLNHVYTKDQEETYDLLSQFRDVFDAITLRDNLTRIMMTDAYTSIKNAVRYYGEGIHSGAHIPMNYALIQDLNKESDARDMKYAVDRWLTYKPLRKPANWVTGTHDKSRVASRFRPELVDAFNMLVLLLPGIAITYMGEEIGMVNGFVKWTETKDPIACNTDDPINFVDVSRDPVRTPFQWSNGKNAGFSDAERTWLPLAEGYENINVANQRSADRSHFQVYRTLTSLRLRPAFRLGRYESLALSHDVFAFKRWYNDDAYIVIMNVGRTYQIVNLTAFDLIFGNLEVEVSSVLSSRTYSDIVQANYLDLAADEALVLRMQVSSLDKSRNIPWKNSPARFVTMRTIILLSSLAILCSGNIIKQENERELEWWETSIIYQIYPRSFADSDGDGVGDLPGITSKLQYIKELGVGAIWLSPIFQSPMYDFGYDIADFYAIHDEFGDMEDFEELLKRADELDIKIVLDLVPNHTSNESMWFQEALNGNEKYYNYFVWEDGVIDENGNRQPPNNWRSHFRGSAWEYREEVGKYYLHQFVVGQPDLNYRNPDVINEMKDIIRFWLGKGVAGFRVDAVNCLFEVDKELFGGKYPDEPLSGRLDVDPNSHDYLSHIYTKDQNETYYMVYEWRDVFDEFKEKDGLQRVMMTEVYASIQDVVRYFGEGDKKGAQMPFNFDLITDVDASSSAADIKRAVDKFLTYMPVDQSANWVVGNHDQSRMATRYGSSLVDGINMIVLLLPGVGVTYMGEEIGMVDGFVSWEDTVDPSGCNTNDPINYVSVSRDPERTPFQWNSEKNAGFSVADNTWLPVAEGYQTLNVEAQKEAERSHLKVYQALAKLRQQKEFRYGRYDSLAINKDIFVFRRWYNGETYLVLVNMRDIKYEIDLGYFENVSGEASVVVRSIHSPKNEGDIFNISALPMAGYEGLVLKLL from the exons tGCGCGAGATcatatttttggttatttgTACGGTTATTGAGGgtagatatgaaaatataaacgttAAACAGGACTGGTGGGAGACAGCTGTATTCTATCAGATATATCCGAGATCTTTCATGGATAGCGATGGAGATGGCATTGGTGATATTattg GCATCACGTCAAGGCTGGAATACTTAAAAGATCTTGGAGTGGACGCAACTTGGATATCACCGATCTACAAGTCGCCTATGAATGACTTCGGATACGATGTCTCCGATTATTACAGTATACAACCGGAATTCGGCACTATGGAAGACTTCGAACAACTTCTTAAAAAGGCCAAAGAATTGA ATATAAAGGTCGTGTTGGAATTCGTACCCAATCACACTAGCAATGAGAGCGAGTGGTTCACAAAATCCTCACATCGAGACGAGTACTACAATGATTGGTACATCTGGGAAAACGGACATCTGGACGCCAATGGACAGAGACGACCACCAAATAATTGG ATAAGTGTTTTTAGGAAAAGCGCCTGGCACTATTCGCCAAGCCGAGATCAGTACTACTTGCATCAATTCGGCTCTGCTCAGCCGGATTTAAACATCAGGAACCCTGTCGTTGTCGAAGAACTAAAA aatataataaagtattggCTTGAAAAAGGAGTTGCGGGTATGAGGATAAATGCAGCAAACCACTTGGTTGAAACGGATAAGGATATATTTGGCGGTAGATACCCCGACGAGCCAAAGACAGGAACACCTGGCGTGATGAACGAGGATTATGAATACTTAAACCATGTTTATACAAAGGATCAAGAGGAAACATACGATCTCTTATCGCAATTCCGAGATGTATTTGACGCTATTACATTACGTGACAATTTGACCAG AATTATGATGACTGACGCTTACACGAGTATTAAGAATGCTGTCAGGTACTACGGCGAAGGCATTCATTCCGGAGCCCACATCCCCATGAATTACGCTCTCATCCAAGATTTGAATAAGGAATCTGATGCACGAGATATGAAATATGCGGTCGATCGATGGCTGACCTACAAACCACTTCGAAAGCCGGCTAATTGGGTg ACAGGCACTCATGATAAAAGCCGCGTGGCATCTCGCTTTAGACCCGAGCTGGTTGATGCCTTTAATATGCTAGTTTTGCTTCTACCCGGGATTGCAATTACTTATATG GGCGAAGAAATTGGTATGGTAAATGGATTTGTGAAGTGGACTGAGACAAAAGACCCCATCGCATGTAACACTGATGATCCCATCAACTTCGTTGACGTCTCCAGGGATCCCGTCAGGACTCCCTTTCAATGGAGCAATGGAAAGAATGCAG GATTTTCTGACGCGGAGAGAACGTGGTTGCCGCTAGCGGAGGGCTATGAGAATATTAACGTGGCTAATCAGCGTTCAGCAGATCGTTCTCACTTCCAAGTATATCGAACCCTGACTAGCCTACGTCTTCGTCCGGCGTTCAGACTTGGCCGCTACGAGTCATTAGCATTGAGTCACGATGTCTTCGCTTTTAAGAG gtGGTACAACGATGACGCTTACATTGTTATCATGAATGTCGGTAGGACGTAtcaaattgttaatttaacaGCGTTTGATTTGATCTTTGGAAATTTGGAGGTAGAAGTCAGCAGTGTTCTTTCTTCCAGAACTTACAG TGATATAGTTCAAGCAAATTACTTGGATTTGGCCGCAGACGAAGCTTTGGTTTTAAGAATGCAG GTCTCATCTCTTGATAAGAGCAGAAATATTCCATGGAAGAACTCTCCAGCAAG ATTTGTCACCATGAGgacgataattttattgtcatcGTTAGCAATACTGTGCAgtggaaatattataaagcagGAAAATGAAAGAGAATTAGAGTGGTGGGAAACGAGCATCATCTACCAGATATATCCGAGGTCGTTCGCTGACAGTGATGGTGATGGGGTTGGGGATTTACCTG gGATAACATCGAAATTGCAGTATATCAAAGAGCTCGGCGTCGGTGCCATCTGGTTGTCACCAATTTTCCAATCACCAATGTACGATTTCGGTTATGATATCGCTGACTTTTATGCTATCCATGACGAGTTTGGTGATATGGAAGACTTTGAAGAATTATTGAAAAGAGCCGATGAACTCG ATATTAAGATCGTATTAGATTTAGTACCAAACCACACATCAAATGAGAGTATGTGGTTTCAAGAAGCATTAAATGGAaatgagaaatattataattattttgtttgggAAGACGGTGTTATAGATGAAAATGGAAATAGGCAACCGCCGAATAATTGG CGAAGTCACTTTCGAGGAAGCGCCTGGGAATATAGGGAAGAAGTTGGGAAGTACTATTTACATCAATTCGTCGTAGGACAGCCTGATTTGAACTATCGCAATCCAGatgttattaatgaaatgaag gaCATCATTCGATTTTGGCTAGGAAAGGGAGTGGCCGGTTTTAGGGTTGACGCTGTGAATTGCTTGTTTGAAGTGGATAAAGAACTTTTTGGCGGAAAATATCCAGACGAGCCATTGTCAGGAAGATTGGACGTCGACCCTAATTCTCATGACTATTTAAGTCACATTTATACAAAAGACCAAAATGAGACTTATTATATGGTCTACGAATGGAGAGACGTTTTCGACGAATTCAAAGAAAAAGATGGATTACAAAGAGTCATGATGACCGAAGTTTATGCTTCTATCCAGGATGTTGTTAGGTATTTTGGCGAAGGTGATAAAAAAGGCGCCCAAATGCCTTTCAATTTTGACTTAATTACTGATGTCGACGCCTCATCCTCTGCGGCTGATATTAAAAGAGCTgtcgataaatttttaacatacatgCCAGTTGACCAGAGTGCCAATTGGGTG GTAGGTAACCATGACCAGAGCAGGATGGCAACTCGATATGGGTCGTCTTTAGTCgatggtataaatatgattgtGCTTCTACTGCCGGGTGTCGGTGTAACATATATG GGCGAAGAAATTGGTATGGTAGATGGTTTTGTTAGCTGGGAAGATACAGTAGATCCATCAGGATGTAATACAAACGATCCAATCAATTACGTCTCAGTTTCGAGAGATCCTGAACGCACCCCATTCCAATGGAATTCAGAAAAAAATGCAG GATTCTCGGTCGCCGATAATACATGGCTTCCAGTGGCTGAAGGTTACCAAACATTGAATGTAGAGGCACAGAAAGAGGCTGAAAGGTctcatttaaaagtttacCAGGCATTGGCTAAACTACGTCAGCAAAAGGAATTCAGATATGGCAGATATGATTCCTTGGCAATTAATAaggatatttttgttttccgTCG ATGGTATAACGGAGAAACTTACTTGGTTTTGGTAAATATGAGAGATATTAAATACGAAATTGACCTCggatattttgaaaatgtaagtGGTGAGGCCAGCGTTGTCGTTAGAAGCATTCATTCTCCCAAAAACGAAgg ggatattttcaatatatcgGCGCTACCAATGGCGGGCTACGAAGgattggttttaaaattactctaa